In Nostoc piscinale CENA21, the genomic stretch CTACCTCACCTTTATTAATAGTTAAATTAATCTTTTTTAGTGCTTGAATCCCGCCATAATTTACATCCAAATTTTGAACATCCAAAATTTTAAAATCTTGTGTATTTTCATATCGGCGTTCATCGGCGTTCATCGGCGGTTGCATCTCAAAAATATCTATAAAAAATTATCTACCTTTGTGAATCATTTTTGTGTGGATACAAGAAAGTTCCGCAACCATCTAATTGCTTCGCTTGTCGTTTCTTCCCTCGCAATTCGGAAACATTGCTGTACAATTTCTGGAATGTTAGGGAAATAACTGCTTTCACTCAGTGTATAATTTTCTCCCTGTAATCTATAAATTAACAACTGTTTATTTCTCAATAGCCAGACTTCCGGCACTTTATAAACAAGATAATCATTAATATTGGTATAACTAGTAACATCGATTTCAATGGCTAAATCTGGCGGCGGCTCGTTTTGCCAATCAATCTGGCTTTTACCTACTACTGATTGCCAATTTTCAATATAAAAGCAAAAATCAGGCTCAATACCACTAACCTCTGGCAAACTCATGGTGATGGGTGTAAACGAGTCATATCTAAGGTTCAAATGATCAAGCAAAACCTTAGCAACATCAGCCACCAAACTTACATCTCTGCCATGTTCTGGTAATGGTGCCATCAATAAAATTTCCCCTTGTCTGTATTTAATCCGAGGTATGGCGCGATCGCCTAAAACTGATACCATTTTTTGATAGTCTTGCCAGTTTCCCAAAAGTTTGAGGACAGCACCAGCAGGGAGATGAATTTTTTCTGATGTCACTACTGTATTCATAAGTTATGCAGAAATATAGCAGTCCTATTTGAGATATGAACAAACGATACCAGTGAGACAAGGTAGACACGGAAGACAAGGGAGAGAGGTTTGTAAATCATTTTTCCTTTTGACTTGTTGTACTAGCCTCTAGCCCCTAATCCCTTTTCCAGTCCTCTTGCTAAGATAACATCATGAT encodes the following:
- a CDS encoding Uma2 family endonuclease encodes the protein MNTVVTSEKIHLPAGAVLKLLGNWQDYQKMVSVLGDRAIPRIKYRQGEILLMAPLPEHGRDVSLVADVAKVLLDHLNLRYDSFTPITMSLPEVSGIEPDFCFYIENWQSVVGKSQIDWQNEPPPDLAIEIDVTSYTNINDYLVYKVPEVWLLRNKQLLIYRLQGENYTLSESSYFPNIPEIVQQCFRIAREETTSEAIRWLRNFLVSTQK